In uncultured Trichococcus sp., one DNA window encodes the following:
- the gap gene encoding type I glyceraldehyde-3-phosphate dehydrogenase: MTVKVGINGFGRIGRLAFRRIQEVEGIEVVAINDLTDAKMLAHLLKYDTTQGRFNGDVEVNDGFFTVNGKDIKVLSQRNPADLPWAELGVEFVLECTGFFMSKSGAQAHVDAGAKRVLLSAPAGSDVKTIVYNVNHSELNADDVIVSGASCTTNCLAPMAKVLNDEFGIVEGLMTTIHAYTGDQNTLDAPHPKGDFRRARAAAANIVPNTTGAAKAIGDVLPELKGKLDGAAQRVPVPTGSLTELVTVLDKAVTVEEINAAMKAASNESYGYTEDQLVSSDIVGINFGSLFDATQTKVMTVGDKQLVKTVAWYDNEMSYASQLVRTLVEFASL, encoded by the coding sequence ATGACAGTAAAAGTTGGTATTAACGGTTTTGGACGTATTGGACGTTTAGCATTCCGCCGTATTCAAGAAGTAGAAGGAATCGAAGTTGTAGCAATCAATGACTTGACTGACGCTAAAATGTTGGCTCACTTATTGAAATATGATACAACTCAAGGCAGATTCAATGGTGATGTAGAAGTTAATGACGGATTCTTCACTGTAAACGGAAAAGACATCAAAGTGTTATCACAACGTAACCCAGCAGATCTTCCATGGGCAGAACTTGGCGTAGAGTTCGTATTGGAATGTACTGGTTTCTTCATGAGCAAATCAGGCGCTCAAGCTCACGTTGATGCAGGCGCTAAACGTGTTCTGTTATCTGCTCCAGCAGGCAGCGACGTTAAAACAATCGTTTATAACGTTAACCACAGCGAATTGAATGCTGACGATGTTATCGTTTCAGGCGCATCTTGCACAACTAACTGTTTAGCTCCAATGGCTAAAGTATTGAACGATGAATTCGGAATCGTTGAAGGCTTAATGACTACAATCCACGCATACACTGGCGACCAAAACACTTTGGATGCTCCACATCCTAAAGGTGACTTCCGTCGTGCGCGTGCTGCTGCAGCAAACATCGTTCCTAACACAACTGGTGCTGCTAAAGCTATCGGTGACGTATTGCCTGAATTGAAAGGCAAATTGGACGGAGCTGCTCAACGTGTTCCAGTTCCTACCGGTTCATTGACTGAATTAGTTACTGTATTGGACAAAGCTGTAACTGTTGAAGAAATCAATGCTGCTATGAAAGCTGCTTCTAACGAATCTTACGGCTACACTGAAGATCAATTAGTTTCAAGCGATATCGTAGGCATCAACTTCGGTTCTTTATTCGATGCAACACAAACTAAAGTAATGACAGTTGGAGACAAGCAATTAGTTAAAACTGTTGCTTGGTACGACAATGAAATGTCTTACGCTTCACAATTAGTTCGTACTTTAGTAGAATTTGCTAGCTTATAA
- a CDS encoding phosphoglycerate kinase, whose product MTKKVVTDLDVAGKKVLVRADFNVPMKDGAITNDNRIVQALPTINYLIENNAKVILFSHLGKVKTEEDKAKLSLKPVADRLAELLGKEVTFVPETRGEALEAAVAALKDGDVLVFENTRFEDVDGKKESKNDPELGKYWASLGDLFVNDAFGTAHRAHASNVGIASNLESAAGFLMEKEIKFIGGAVDEPVRPFVAILGGAKVSDKIGVIKHLLNKADKVLIGGGMAYTFMKAQGLEIGKSLLEADKVELAKELLESAGDKLVLPIDAKMAHEFGNDGEITIAKNEAFPADQMALDIGPASVELFAKELEGAKTVVWNGPMGVFELSNFAQGTIGVCEAIAKLSDAVTIIGGGDSAAAAMQLGFADDFTHISTGGGASLEYLEGKELPGVASISDK is encoded by the coding sequence ATGACAAAGAAAGTTGTAACAGATTTGGATGTAGCTGGAAAAAAAGTATTGGTTCGTGCTGATTTCAATGTTCCTATGAAAGATGGAGCAATCACTAACGACAACCGTATCGTTCAAGCTCTTCCTACAATCAACTACTTGATCGAAAATAACGCAAAAGTCATCCTTTTCTCTCACTTAGGAAAAGTAAAAACTGAAGAAGACAAAGCGAAGTTGAGCTTGAAGCCTGTAGCTGACCGTTTGGCTGAATTGTTGGGCAAAGAAGTCACTTTTGTCCCTGAAACACGCGGCGAAGCTTTGGAAGCTGCAGTTGCAGCTTTGAAAGATGGAGATGTTTTGGTATTCGAAAACACTCGTTTCGAAGATGTTGACGGAAAAAAAGAAAGCAAAAACGATCCTGAATTGGGCAAATACTGGGCTAGCCTGGGCGACCTGTTCGTAAACGACGCATTTGGTACGGCTCACCGTGCGCATGCTTCCAACGTCGGAATCGCTTCTAACCTTGAAAGTGCTGCTGGATTCTTGATGGAGAAAGAAATCAAGTTCATCGGTGGAGCTGTTGACGAGCCTGTTCGTCCGTTCGTAGCTATCTTAGGCGGAGCGAAAGTAAGCGACAAGATCGGTGTCATCAAACACTTGTTGAACAAAGCCGATAAAGTACTTATCGGCGGCGGCATGGCTTACACATTCATGAAAGCACAAGGCCTTGAAATCGGCAAATCCTTACTGGAAGCTGATAAAGTTGAATTGGCTAAAGAATTGTTGGAGAGCGCTGGCGACAAATTGGTCTTGCCTATCGATGCTAAGATGGCTCACGAATTCGGCAACGATGGAGAAATCACAATCGCGAAGAACGAAGCATTCCCTGCTGACCAAATGGCATTGGATATCGGACCTGCTTCCGTTGAATTGTTCGCTAAAGAGCTTGAAGGCGCGAAAACTGTCGTATGGAACGGACCTATGGGCGTGTTCGAATTATCCAACTTCGCTCAAGGAACGATCGGTGTCTGCGAAGCAATCGCTAAATTAAGCGATGCTGTAACAATCATCGGCGGCGGAGACTCAGCTGCAGCTGCTATGCAATTAGGCTTTGCTGATGATTTCACGCACATCTCAACAGGTGGCGGAGCATCATTGGAATACCTTGAAGGTAAAGAATTACCAGGTGTAGCATCAATTTCTGACAAATAA
- the tpiA gene encoding triose-phosphate isomerase: MRKPIIAGNWKMNKTAKEAQAFIEAVKTKVPAFDKVEAVIGSPALFLENMVAATEGTDLKVAAQNCYFEEEGAFTGEISPKALGDLGVDYVIIGHSERREYFHETDEDINKKAHAILRNGMTPIVCCGETLEQRESGVTNEWVSGQITAALKDLTADQVANLVIAYEPIWAIGTGKSSSAQDANDTCGVVRATVASIYGQEVADKVRVQYGGSVKPENIAEYMAEEHIDGALVGGASLVPDSFLALLEAIK; the protein is encoded by the coding sequence TTGCGTAAACCGATTATTGCCGGTAACTGGAAAATGAACAAAACAGCTAAGGAAGCACAAGCATTCATCGAGGCTGTAAAAACTAAGGTTCCTGCTTTTGATAAAGTGGAAGCTGTTATTGGATCACCGGCTTTATTTTTAGAAAACATGGTAGCAGCTACAGAGGGAACAGATTTGAAAGTTGCCGCGCAAAACTGTTACTTTGAAGAAGAGGGTGCCTTCACAGGCGAAATCAGCCCGAAAGCTTTAGGCGACTTAGGCGTCGACTACGTCATTATCGGCCACTCTGAAAGACGTGAGTACTTCCACGAAACAGATGAAGACATCAATAAAAAAGCACATGCTATTCTGCGCAATGGTATGACACCTATCGTTTGCTGTGGCGAAACGTTGGAACAACGCGAATCAGGCGTAACAAACGAGTGGGTTTCAGGACAAATTACAGCAGCTTTGAAAGATTTGACTGCAGACCAAGTGGCTAACCTGGTCATCGCTTATGAGCCAATCTGGGCAATCGGTACAGGCAAATCTTCTTCCGCACAAGATGCGAACGACACTTGCGGCGTAGTACGCGCAACTGTAGCTTCAATCTACGGCCAAGAAGTGGCTGACAAAGTACGTGTTCAATACGGCGGCAGCGTAAAACCTGAAAACATTGCAGAGTACATGGCTGAAGAACATATTGATGGCGCGTTGGTCGGTGGTGCTAGTTTGGTTCCTGATTCATTCTTAGCATTATTGGAGGCTATTAAATAA
- the gpmI gene encoding 2,3-bisphosphoglycerate-independent phosphoglycerate mutase, translating into MSKKPVAIIILDGFGWRNEMMGNAVKLAKKPNFDRYWNNFPHATMLASGLAVGLPEGQMGNSEVGHTNIGAGRVVYQSLTRIDKAIQDGEFLTNEALVGAYDHTTQNDSALHLFGLLSDGGVHSHINHVIALIKSAKEKGVKKLYLHAFLDGRDVDPHAAPGYIETVEKAMEEIGLGEIATVSGRYYAMDRDNRWERVELAYNAIAHGEGEKFESAQDVVKASYADGKTDEFVLPTVIVKGGKPVGPLQDNDAIIFFNFRPDRAIQLSNAFTNEEWDNFDRGERAKNVKFVTMTSYQDTVIADIAFKPIPMTNVLGEVLAQHKLSQLRIAETEKYPHVTFFMNGGRHESFEGEGRILIPSPKVATYDLKPEMSAYEVGEALVKEINDDKYDAIILNFANPDMVGHSGMLEPTIKAIEAVDENLGAVVDAIHAKGGYAIIFADHGNADTMSTEDGQPHTAHTTVPVPVIVTKEGVTLRTDGKLADVAPTMLDLLNVEKPAEMTGESLIVKA; encoded by the coding sequence ATGAGTAAAAAACCGGTAGCAATAATTATTTTGGACGGTTTCGGCTGGAGAAACGAAATGATGGGCAATGCGGTTAAACTAGCAAAGAAACCGAACTTTGACCGTTATTGGAACAATTTTCCGCATGCAACGATGCTGGCTTCCGGATTGGCTGTAGGACTTCCTGAAGGCCAAATGGGTAATTCCGAAGTAGGGCATACAAACATTGGTGCCGGACGAGTTGTCTACCAAAGTTTGACAAGAATCGACAAAGCTATCCAAGATGGCGAATTCTTGACGAACGAAGCGCTAGTCGGTGCTTACGATCACACAACTCAGAATGATTCTGCATTGCACCTTTTCGGTCTGCTTTCTGACGGTGGTGTGCACAGTCACATCAACCATGTCATCGCCTTGATCAAGAGCGCAAAAGAAAAAGGCGTCAAAAAACTTTATCTGCATGCTTTCCTTGATGGCCGCGACGTGGATCCGCACGCTGCACCAGGCTACATCGAAACAGTGGAAAAAGCGATGGAAGAAATCGGACTTGGCGAAATCGCGACTGTTTCTGGTCGTTACTACGCTATGGACCGTGACAACCGTTGGGAACGTGTGGAATTGGCATACAACGCCATCGCACACGGTGAAGGCGAAAAATTCGAATCTGCACAGGATGTCGTAAAAGCAAGCTACGCAGATGGCAAAACCGATGAATTCGTCTTGCCGACTGTCATCGTCAAAGGTGGCAAGCCAGTGGGCCCGCTGCAAGACAACGATGCGATCATCTTCTTCAACTTCCGTCCTGACCGCGCGATTCAATTATCGAATGCGTTCACGAATGAAGAATGGGACAACTTTGATCGCGGAGAACGCGCTAAAAATGTGAAATTTGTGACGATGACTTCTTACCAAGATACAGTAATCGCGGATATCGCCTTCAAGCCGATCCCGATGACAAATGTTCTGGGTGAAGTACTGGCGCAACACAAGCTTTCACAACTGCGTATCGCGGAAACTGAAAAATATCCGCACGTAACTTTCTTCATGAACGGCGGACGTCACGAGTCTTTCGAAGGCGAAGGACGCATCCTGATCCCTTCACCGAAAGTTGCAACTTATGATCTGAAACCTGAAATGAGCGCTTATGAAGTGGGCGAAGCATTAGTGAAAGAGATCAATGACGACAAATACGACGCCATCATCCTTAACTTTGCGAACCCTGACATGGTAGGCCATTCAGGTATGTTGGAACCTACAATTAAAGCGATCGAAGCAGTAGATGAGAACCTGGGTGCAGTCGTTGACGCTATCCATGCAAAAGGTGGCTATGCCATCATCTTCGCTGACCACGGCAACGCGGACACTATGTCCACTGAAGACGGACAACCGCATACCGCGCACACAACCGTACCGGTTCCTGTGATCGTGACCAAAGAAGGCGTGACGTTGCGCACAGACGGCAAATTGGCCGATGTTGCTCCAACTATGCTAGATTTATTGAACGTAGAAAAACCAGCAGAAATGACAGGCGAATCGCTGATCGTTAAAGCATAA
- the eno gene encoding phosphopyruvate hydratase, translating into MPYITDILAREVLDSRGNPTIEVEVYTESGAFGRGMVPSGASTGEHEAIELRDGDKARYLGKGVLKAVENVNDIIADAILGFDVRDQLAIDKTMIDLDGTPNKEKLGANAILAVSIAVARAAADYLDVPLYQYLGGFNAKTLPTPMMNIINGGSHADNSIDFQEFMIMPVGAPSFKEALRMGAEVFHALAAILKSKGYSTAVGDEGGFAPNLGSNEEGFEVIIEAIEKAGYVPGKDVVLAMDAASSEFYNKEKGVYDLADSGEGEKTVDEMIEFYADLCKKYPIISIEDGLDENDWEGTKKLTEVLGDKVQIVGDDLFVTNTEKLSKAIELGVANSILIKVNQIGSLTETFEAIEMAKKAGYTAVVSHRSGETEDATIADIAVATNAGQIKTGSLSRTDRIAKYNQLLRIEDQLGELAVYDGLKSFYNLKNK; encoded by the coding sequence ATGCCATACATTACAGATATTTTAGCTAGAGAAGTACTTGATTCACGCGGTAACCCAACTATTGAAGTTGAAGTCTACACAGAGAGCGGCGCTTTCGGACGCGGAATGGTTCCATCAGGAGCTTCTACTGGCGAACACGAAGCAATCGAATTACGTGACGGCGACAAAGCACGTTACCTTGGAAAAGGTGTTTTGAAAGCTGTAGAAAACGTAAACGACATCATTGCTGACGCTATCTTAGGTTTCGATGTACGTGACCAATTAGCTATCGACAAAACAATGATCGACTTAGATGGCACTCCTAACAAAGAAAAATTAGGCGCAAACGCAATCTTGGCAGTATCTATCGCAGTAGCTCGCGCTGCAGCAGATTACCTTGATGTACCTTTGTACCAATACTTAGGCGGATTCAACGCTAAAACATTACCAACTCCAATGATGAACATCATCAACGGCGGATCACATGCTGACAACAGCATCGACTTCCAAGAATTCATGATCATGCCTGTAGGCGCTCCTTCATTCAAAGAAGCTCTACGTATGGGTGCTGAAGTATTCCACGCATTGGCTGCAATCTTGAAATCTAAAGGTTACTCTACTGCTGTAGGTGACGAGGGTGGATTCGCTCCTAACTTGGGTTCAAACGAAGAAGGTTTCGAAGTAATCATCGAAGCTATCGAAAAAGCTGGCTATGTACCTGGTAAAGACGTTGTTCTTGCTATGGATGCTGCTTCTTCAGAATTCTATAACAAAGAAAAAGGTGTTTACGACTTGGCTGATTCCGGCGAAGGCGAAAAGACTGTTGACGAAATGATCGAATTCTACGCTGACCTATGCAAAAAATACCCAATCATCTCAATCGAAGATGGCTTGGATGAAAACGACTGGGAAGGTACTAAGAAACTGACTGAAGTTTTAGGCGACAAAGTTCAAATCGTTGGTGACGACTTGTTCGTTACAAACACTGAAAAACTTTCTAAAGCTATCGAATTAGGCGTTGCTAACTCAATCCTGATCAAAGTTAACCAAATCGGTTCATTGACTGAAACTTTTGAAGCTATCGAAATGGCTAAAAAAGCTGGTTACACTGCAGTTGTTTCTCACCGTTCAGGCGAAACAGAAGATGCTACAATCGCTGACATCGCTGTTGCAACTAACGCTGGACAAATCAAAACTGGTTCATTGAGCCGTACTGACCGTATCGCTAAATACAACCAATTGTTACGCATCGAAGATCAATTAGGCGAATTGGCTGTATACGATGGTTTGAAATCTTTCTACAACCTAAAAAACAAATAA
- the serC gene encoding 3-phosphoserine/phosphohydroxythreonine transaminase has product MKRARNFSAGPAILPESVLEKVQSEMLSYRGSGMSVMEMSHRSSLFEEIITEAEQLLRELMNIPEGYKVLFLQGGASLQFSMIPMNLGKGGKVGYVNSGSWAKKAISEAKILKVPNIEVLASSEADNFTYIPEIPETDEAYDYIHITTNNTIEGTAFQTIPRFVNAPIVADMSSNILSNRYDVNDFGLIYAGAQKNIGPAGLTIVIVKEDLIQTENTLPSMLDYRTHIKNDSLYNTPPSFSIYVAKLVFEWLKDLGGVEAMVKQNEEKAGLLYRTIEESDLFSSPVAVNSRSLTNIPFVTGDKDLDAKFVKEATALGFLNLKGHRSVGGMRASIYNAFPYEGVKELTEFMKAFEAKEGKFK; this is encoded by the coding sequence ATGAAAAGAGCAAGAAATTTTTCCGCTGGTCCAGCAATACTACCAGAATCAGTCTTAGAGAAAGTACAGAGTGAAATGCTATCCTACAGAGGTAGTGGCATGTCAGTTATGGAGATGAGTCACCGCTCCTCCTTGTTCGAAGAGATCATTACAGAAGCAGAGCAATTATTACGGGAATTGATGAATATCCCGGAAGGTTATAAAGTCTTGTTCTTACAAGGTGGCGCAAGCCTGCAGTTCTCCATGATTCCGATGAATCTTGGAAAAGGCGGCAAAGTCGGTTACGTCAACTCCGGATCATGGGCTAAGAAAGCCATCTCTGAAGCTAAGATCTTAAAAGTTCCGAATATCGAAGTATTGGCCAGTTCCGAAGCGGATAATTTCACTTACATTCCTGAAATTCCGGAAACGGATGAAGCCTACGATTACATCCATATCACAACGAACAACACAATCGAAGGAACAGCTTTCCAAACAATCCCTCGTTTCGTGAATGCACCGATCGTTGCCGATATGTCTTCCAATATTTTGTCCAACCGCTACGATGTCAACGACTTCGGTCTGATCTACGCAGGCGCACAAAAAAATATCGGACCTGCAGGGTTGACGATTGTGATCGTGAAAGAAGATCTGATCCAGACCGAGAATACATTACCAAGCATGCTTGACTACCGTACACACATCAAAAATGATTCGTTATACAATACACCACCAAGCTTCTCCATCTACGTAGCCAAATTAGTCTTCGAATGGTTGAAGGATCTGGGCGGCGTTGAAGCTATGGTGAAACAGAACGAAGAAAAAGCAGGCTTATTGTACCGCACAATCGAAGAGTCAGACTTGTTCTCTTCTCCTGTTGCAGTCAATTCCCGTTCATTGACGAATATCCCATTCGTTACCGGAGACAAAGACTTGGATGCGAAGTTCGTCAAAGAAGCTACAGCTTTAGGCTTCCTGAACTTGAAAGGCCACCGTTCCGTAGGCGGCATGCGCGCAAGCATCTACAACGCATTCCCGTATGAAGGCGTTAAAGAATTGACAGAATTTATGAAAGCTTTTGAAGCTAAGGAAGGGAAATTCAAATAA
- a CDS encoding phosphoglycerate dehydrogenase produces MFEIKTYNAIAPEGLNLLNADQFALNSGANPDGIILRSEKLHGMEFPESLKAIARAGAGVNNVPVEECSEAGVVVFNTPGANANAVKELVLAALIMSARPIKEGMEWVQTLSGDDVEKQVEKGKSQFAGTEISGKTLGVIGLGAIGAMLANDAFRLGMEVIGYDPYVSVETAWNINRRVQKAASIAEILEKADYISIHVPVNGDTKGMVDAAFLAQMKDTAVLLNFARGELVNTADMLAALKEKSIRKYVTDFADEALLHNDDIIVMPHLGASTEEAEVNCAIMAAQTLKYFLETGNIVNSVNFPGVDIAMHSPIRITVINKNIPNMVGQISSGLAKYFINIEDILNRSRGNYAYTVIDIAETDQAVLDEVIEKIKKIDGVVNVRVIRR; encoded by the coding sequence ATGTTCGAGATTAAAACTTACAATGCGATTGCCCCAGAAGGCTTAAATTTACTGAATGCAGATCAATTCGCCCTTAACTCAGGCGCAAATCCTGACGGCATCATCCTGCGCAGCGAAAAACTGCATGGCATGGAATTCCCTGAAAGCCTGAAAGCCATCGCCCGTGCCGGCGCCGGCGTCAACAACGTACCCGTTGAAGAATGCTCCGAAGCAGGTGTCGTTGTCTTCAATACGCCTGGTGCGAATGCCAATGCGGTTAAAGAACTTGTTTTGGCAGCTTTGATCATGTCTGCCCGTCCGATCAAAGAAGGTATGGAATGGGTCCAAACATTAAGCGGGGACGATGTCGAGAAGCAAGTCGAAAAAGGCAAGAGCCAATTCGCGGGAACAGAAATCTCCGGGAAAACATTGGGTGTCATCGGCCTGGGTGCTATCGGCGCGATGTTGGCCAATGATGCATTCCGTTTAGGCATGGAAGTCATCGGTTATGACCCATATGTTTCTGTAGAAACTGCATGGAACATTAACCGCCGTGTCCAAAAAGCTGCTTCAATCGCTGAAATATTGGAAAAAGCGGATTATATTTCCATTCACGTGCCTGTCAATGGCGATACAAAAGGCATGGTTGATGCAGCCTTCCTGGCTCAAATGAAAGATACTGCTGTTCTTTTGAACTTTGCCCGCGGCGAATTGGTCAATACGGCTGATATGTTGGCAGCGTTGAAAGAAAAGAGCATCCGCAAATACGTAACGGATTTCGCTGACGAAGCCTTGCTTCACAACGATGACATCATTGTAATGCCTCACTTGGGAGCTTCTACTGAAGAAGCTGAAGTGAACTGCGCAATCATGGCAGCCCAAACATTGAAATACTTCCTTGAAACAGGGAATATCGTAAATTCCGTGAACTTCCCGGGAGTCGATATCGCGATGCATTCTCCAATCCGTATAACTGTCATCAACAAGAACATCCCGAACATGGTCGGCCAGATTTCTTCCGGCTTGGCTAAATACTTCATCAACATCGAAGATATCCTGAACCGCAGCCGCGGCAACTACGCCTACACTGTCATCGATATCGCCGAAACAGACCAAGCAGTACTGGATGAAGTTATTGAAAAAATCAAAAAAATCGATGGCGTCGTGAACGTCCGCGTCATCAGAAGATAA
- the secG gene encoding preprotein translocase subunit SecG, which yields MSLYDVLLTALLVVSVLLIIVVLMQPSKTNAASTLTGGAEQLFGKQKARGFEAVLRQITVVLGALFILIALALTYLSSN from the coding sequence TTGTCATTATACGATGTACTATTAACGGCCCTGTTGGTTGTTTCTGTGCTGTTGATCATTGTTGTGCTGATGCAGCCATCAAAAACAAATGCAGCCAGTACACTTACAGGTGGAGCGGAGCAATTATTCGGAAAACAAAAGGCAAGAGGCTTTGAAGCGGTATTGCGTCAGATCACGGTCGTTCTCGGAGCGCTGTTCATCTTGATCGCCCTGGCTTTGACCTATCTATCCTCAAATTAA
- a CDS encoding alpha/beta fold hydrolase: MKAINLPEPFFFEAGPRAVLLLHAYTGSANDVRLLGRFLERNGYTVYAPNFTGHATGRFEDILDLGGPDVWFADAMRAKAELMEKCYDQLAVFGLSMGGIMATRAIETGGFIGGGSFNSPIISFEESRVPISFMHFAKLSKKKLGMANLEIEHELALMKPKLNAQLAQIDAFTELIKENLTDITVPYYIAQSGKDEMISADCGKLLADRIQEAEVDYHFFPEATHVITVGKDRNVFEETVLAFLDRLNWNEG, encoded by the coding sequence ATGAAAGCAATCAATTTACCAGAACCTTTTTTCTTCGAAGCTGGTCCGCGCGCCGTTCTTTTGCTGCATGCATACACCGGCAGCGCAAATGATGTGCGTTTGTTGGGACGCTTTTTGGAACGGAACGGGTATACTGTATATGCACCGAATTTTACCGGGCATGCGACCGGCCGTTTTGAGGATATCCTCGATTTGGGCGGCCCGGATGTCTGGTTCGCTGACGCCATGCGCGCAAAAGCAGAACTGATGGAAAAGTGCTACGATCAGCTTGCCGTTTTCGGGTTGTCAATGGGCGGCATCATGGCGACGAGGGCCATCGAAACGGGCGGATTCATCGGAGGGGGCTCCTTCAATTCACCGATCATCAGTTTTGAGGAATCGCGGGTGCCGATCAGTTTTATGCATTTCGCCAAGCTGTCGAAGAAGAAACTGGGCATGGCAAATCTGGAAATCGAGCACGAACTGGCGTTGATGAAGCCAAAATTGAATGCCCAGCTTGCCCAAATTGATGCGTTTACGGAACTGATCAAGGAGAATCTTACCGATATCACCGTTCCTTATTACATCGCGCAATCCGGTAAGGATGAAATGATCAGCGCCGACTGCGGGAAATTGTTGGCGGACCGCATCCAGGAGGCTGAAGTGGATTATCATTTCTTCCCGGAAGCAACGCATGTCATCACCGTTGGGAAAGACAGAAACGTATTTGAAGAAACAGTTTTGGCATTTTTGGACCGACTAAATTGGAATGAGGGATAA